The following proteins are encoded in a genomic region of Syngnathoides biaculeatus isolate LvHL_M chromosome 15, ASM1980259v1, whole genome shotgun sequence:
- the LOC133513685 gene encoding nucleolar and spindle-associated protein 1-like isoform X2 — MDFDAMKYAELRVLAKELGLKANMKADKLQKAIKKHFQQQNAREEDKLEKMVADVTVAEVKADESKVVPCSSSVFVNTRRGRANTKKQRVRDSDAKPDDEDGEVAPQDPVLKKRREGENEPLVESSSSSSRVQNDAKDEADRVLRVAKAPKIPRYKGQRVKKAALKPTTPNFQKLHEAHFSKMESIDDYVQRKKKTNMGPVQQLKAAKDADVSLFSPALYRKKNPLAEAKPDSKNKMLEKQKDAAFKPVVLSTRRINVRFSEASSQAKTPPRMSLALAVSTPKQQTGRERKSAAWSATRPSASFVFTGNTSVTPGTQKKSAFDLKASLARPLTYKPHTGKLKPFVDENSARKSLLADSRKNYKQHQVQTRDERHAKLAEERKAKKSNLICARRGLVMM; from the exons ATGGATTTCGACGCGATGAAATACGCGGAGCTACGCGTCCTCGCGAAGGAGCTGGGTCTGAAGGCTAATATGAAG GCCGACAAGTTGCAGAAAGCCATTAAGAAGCATTTCCAACAACAAAATGCTAGAGAGGAAGACAAG TTAGAAAAGATGGTGGCCGATGTTACTGTTGCTGAAGTGAAGGCGGACGAGTCCAAGGTGGTGCCTTGCAGCTCCTCGGTGTTTGTGAACACACGTCGAGGCAGAGCGAACACCAAAAAGCAGAGAGTCCGTGACTCAGATGCTAAACCGGATGATGAG GACGGTGAAGTGGCCCCGCAGGACCCCGTCTTAAAGAAGAGACGGGAGGGAGAGAATGAGCCCCTGGTCGAGTCTTCAAGCTCGAGCAGTCGAGTTCAGAATGATGCCAAGGATGAAGCAG ATCGCGTTCTCCGTGTGGCCAAAGCTCCTAAAATCCCTCGTTACAAGGGGCAGCGGGTGAAGAAGGCAGCCCTGAAACCAACCACCCCCA ACTTCCAAAAACTCCACGAGGCCCATTTCAGCAAGATGGAATCCATCGACGACTACGtgcagaggaagaagaagaccaaTATGGGGCCTGTCCAACAACTCAAG GCGGCGAAGGACGCCGACGTGTCCCTGTTCAGCCCCGCCCTCTACAGGAAGAAGAATCCGCTGGCGGAGGCCAaaccagattccaaaaacaagaTGCTTGAGAAACAGAAAGACGCCGCATTCAAGCCCGTCGTCCTTTCGACAAGAAGGATTAACGTCAG GTTCTCAGAGGCGAGCTCGCAGGCGAAGACGCCGCCGCGCATGTCGCTGGCCTTGGCCGTCAGCACGCCCAAGCAGCAGACGGGAAGAGAGAGGAAATCCGCTGCTTGGTCTGCCACCAGACCTTCAG cATCCTTTGTGTTCACCGGCAACACGAGCGTCACTCCAGGGACGCAGAAGAAGTCAGCTTTCGACCTGAAGGCCAGCCTGGCCCGGCCGCTCACCTACAAGCCTCACACGG GGAAGCTGAAGCCGTTCGTGGACGAAAACAGCGCCCGCAAGTCTTTGCTCGCGGACTCTCGAAAAAACTACAAACAGCACCAAGTGCAGACCAG
- the LOC133513685 gene encoding nucleolar and spindle-associated protein 1-like isoform X1, translated as MDFDAMKYAELRVLAKELGLKANMKADKLQKAIKKHFQQQNAREEDKLEKMVADVTVAEVKADESKVVPCSSSVFVNTRRGRANTKKQRVRDSDAKPDDEEDGEVAPQDPVLKKRREGENEPLVESSSSSSRVQNDAKDEADRVLRVAKAPKIPRYKGQRVKKAALKPTTPNFQKLHEAHFSKMESIDDYVQRKKKTNMGPVQQLKAAKDADVSLFSPALYRKKNPLAEAKPDSKNKMLEKQKDAAFKPVVLSTRRINVRFSEASSQAKTPPRMSLALAVSTPKQQTGRERKSAAWSATRPSASFVFTGNTSVTPGTQKKSAFDLKASLARPLTYKPHTGKLKPFVDENSARKSLLADSRKNYKQHQVQTRDERHAKLAEERKAKKSNLICARRGLVMM; from the exons ATGGATTTCGACGCGATGAAATACGCGGAGCTACGCGTCCTCGCGAAGGAGCTGGGTCTGAAGGCTAATATGAAG GCCGACAAGTTGCAGAAAGCCATTAAGAAGCATTTCCAACAACAAAATGCTAGAGAGGAAGACAAG TTAGAAAAGATGGTGGCCGATGTTACTGTTGCTGAAGTGAAGGCGGACGAGTCCAAGGTGGTGCCTTGCAGCTCCTCGGTGTTTGTGAACACACGTCGAGGCAGAGCGAACACCAAAAAGCAGAGAGTCCGTGACTCAGATGCTAAACCGGATGATGAG GAGGACGGTGAAGTGGCCCCGCAGGACCCCGTCTTAAAGAAGAGACGGGAGGGAGAGAATGAGCCCCTGGTCGAGTCTTCAAGCTCGAGCAGTCGAGTTCAGAATGATGCCAAGGATGAAGCAG ATCGCGTTCTCCGTGTGGCCAAAGCTCCTAAAATCCCTCGTTACAAGGGGCAGCGGGTGAAGAAGGCAGCCCTGAAACCAACCACCCCCA ACTTCCAAAAACTCCACGAGGCCCATTTCAGCAAGATGGAATCCATCGACGACTACGtgcagaggaagaagaagaccaaTATGGGGCCTGTCCAACAACTCAAG GCGGCGAAGGACGCCGACGTGTCCCTGTTCAGCCCCGCCCTCTACAGGAAGAAGAATCCGCTGGCGGAGGCCAaaccagattccaaaaacaagaTGCTTGAGAAACAGAAAGACGCCGCATTCAAGCCCGTCGTCCTTTCGACAAGAAGGATTAACGTCAG GTTCTCAGAGGCGAGCTCGCAGGCGAAGACGCCGCCGCGCATGTCGCTGGCCTTGGCCGTCAGCACGCCCAAGCAGCAGACGGGAAGAGAGAGGAAATCCGCTGCTTGGTCTGCCACCAGACCTTCAG cATCCTTTGTGTTCACCGGCAACACGAGCGTCACTCCAGGGACGCAGAAGAAGTCAGCTTTCGACCTGAAGGCCAGCCTGGCCCGGCCGCTCACCTACAAGCCTCACACGG GGAAGCTGAAGCCGTTCGTGGACGAAAACAGCGCCCGCAAGTCTTTGCTCGCGGACTCTCGAAAAAACTACAAACAGCACCAAGTGCAGACCAG
- the LOC133513686 gene encoding protein GVQW3-like isoform X1, with protein MDLDSMKYGELRGLAKHLGLKANMKADRLLEAIKKHFEQQKCNDEDKVEETGGDVAAGVKADETKDVVCIASDKRSQMQSSKDDAVGRQAVSTEQRTNLKFLVRLGKSPSEALALLQQVYGDDTMSRSRVFEWCKRFKEGREDVEDDPRSGRPSTSRTEANIERVRQMLRGDRRLTVRLIANELGMNRDNVWKIITEDLGMQKV; from the exons ATGGATTTGGATTCGATGAAATATGGGGAGCTACGTGGCCTCGCGAAACATCTCGGTCTGAAGGCGAACATGAAG GCTGACAGGTTGTTGGAAGCCATTAAAAAGCATTTTGAGCAACAAAAGTGTAATGATGAAGATAAG GTAGAAGAGACGGGAGGTGATGTCGCCGCTGGGGTGAAGGCAGATGAAACTAAGGATGTGGTTTGCATCGCGTCAGACAAGAGGAGCCAAATGCAGAGCAGCAAGGACGATGCAGTAG GTCGTCAAGCAGTGAGCACCGAGCAACGGACAAACCTGAAGTTTCTGGTGCGGTTGGGCAAAAGTCCGTCCGAAGCCCTGGCATTGCTGCAGCAAGTGTACGGCGACGACACCATGTCGCGCTCGCGCGTTTTTGAGTGGTGCAAGAGGTTCAAAGAGGGACGCGAGGACGTGGAGGACGACCCCAGGAGCGGGAGGCCGTCCACGAGCAGGACCGAGGCCAACATCGAGCGCGTCAGGCAGATGCTGCGCGGCGATCGCAGGTTGACGGTGCGGTTGATCGCAAACGAGCTGGGCATGAACAGGGACAACGTCTGGAAGATTATCACGGAAGATTTGGGCATGCAGAAAGTATGA
- the LOC133513686 gene encoding protein GVQW3-like isoform X2, which produces MDLDSMKYGELRGLAKHLGLKANMKVEETGGDVAAGVKADETKDVVCIASDKRSQMQSSKDDAVGRQAVSTEQRTNLKFLVRLGKSPSEALALLQQVYGDDTMSRSRVFEWCKRFKEGREDVEDDPRSGRPSTSRTEANIERVRQMLRGDRRLTVRLIANELGMNRDNVWKIITEDLGMQKV; this is translated from the exons ATGGATTTGGATTCGATGAAATATGGGGAGCTACGTGGCCTCGCGAAACATCTCGGTCTGAAGGCGAACATGAAG GTAGAAGAGACGGGAGGTGATGTCGCCGCTGGGGTGAAGGCAGATGAAACTAAGGATGTGGTTTGCATCGCGTCAGACAAGAGGAGCCAAATGCAGAGCAGCAAGGACGATGCAGTAG GTCGTCAAGCAGTGAGCACCGAGCAACGGACAAACCTGAAGTTTCTGGTGCGGTTGGGCAAAAGTCCGTCCGAAGCCCTGGCATTGCTGCAGCAAGTGTACGGCGACGACACCATGTCGCGCTCGCGCGTTTTTGAGTGGTGCAAGAGGTTCAAAGAGGGACGCGAGGACGTGGAGGACGACCCCAGGAGCGGGAGGCCGTCCACGAGCAGGACCGAGGCCAACATCGAGCGCGTCAGGCAGATGCTGCGCGGCGATCGCAGGTTGACGGTGCGGTTGATCGCAAACGAGCTGGGCATGAACAGGGACAACGTCTGGAAGATTATCACGGAAGATTTGGGCATGCAGAAAGTATGA